One Halalkalicoccus sp. NIPERK01 genomic region harbors:
- the hflX gene encoding GTPase HflX has translation MNTVIAKRVDEGAADTDEIRDLARAAGYTVVEELTQTRTEDAAYHLGEGKIEELADLVARTGAETVIFDNRLGPYQIYNIGRKMPEDVEVVDRFTLILDIFGQRAQTRKAQLQVELAELRYELPRVDAKVSLAKREEHPGFMGLGEYDESRERDIKSQISRIKEELASIAETEEHRREERRESGFDLVALAGYTNAGKSTLLRRLAADLSVDENEELHPDLDPTAESRDQLFTTLGTTTRRADMERDVLLTDTVGFISDLPHWLVESFRSTLDEVYRADLVLLVVDVSEPIEEIREKLVTCHDTLYERNEAPIVTVLNKIDTVSDDDLAEKREALSALAPNPVAVSGKEGLNVEELTNRIARELPPLQEERLMLPMGEETMSLVSWLHDNARVDEVTYDAEHVLVEFAARPSVIEQSRAKASDLRLTESA, from the coding sequence ATGAACACGGTCATCGCGAAACGAGTAGACGAGGGGGCCGCCGACACGGACGAGATCCGCGATCTCGCGCGTGCGGCCGGCTACACCGTCGTCGAAGAGCTCACACAGACACGCACCGAGGACGCCGCCTACCACCTCGGCGAGGGGAAGATCGAGGAACTGGCCGATCTGGTCGCCCGAACGGGCGCCGAGACGGTGATCTTCGACAACCGACTCGGGCCCTACCAGATCTACAACATCGGCCGGAAGATGCCCGAGGACGTCGAGGTGGTCGACCGATTCACCCTGATCCTCGACATCTTCGGCCAGCGCGCCCAGACGCGCAAGGCCCAGCTACAGGTCGAACTCGCCGAGTTGCGCTACGAACTTCCCCGTGTGGACGCGAAGGTCAGCCTCGCCAAGCGCGAGGAACACCCCGGGTTCATGGGGCTGGGCGAGTACGACGAGTCCCGCGAGCGCGACATCAAGTCACAGATCAGCCGGATCAAGGAGGAGCTCGCCTCGATCGCCGAGACCGAGGAACACAGGAGGGAAGAGCGCCGCGAGTCGGGCTTCGACCTCGTGGCGCTCGCGGGGTACACGAACGCCGGGAAGTCGACGCTCCTCAGGCGGCTCGCGGCCGACCTCTCGGTCGACGAGAACGAGGAACTCCACCCCGACCTCGACCCCACGGCCGAGTCGCGCGACCAGCTGTTCACGACGCTCGGTACCACGACCCGGCGGGCGGACATGGAGCGCGACGTCCTGCTGACCGACACGGTGGGGTTCATCAGCGACCTGCCCCACTGGCTGGTCGAGTCGTTCCGCTCGACGCTCGACGAGGTCTACCGGGCGGATCTCGTCCTCCTCGTGGTCGACGTGAGCGAGCCGATCGAGGAGATCCGCGAGAAGCTCGTGACCTGCCACGACACGCTCTACGAGCGAAACGAGGCCCCCATCGTGACGGTGCTGAACAAGATCGATACGGTGAGCGACGACGACCTCGCGGAGAAACGCGAGGCGCTGTCGGCGCTCGCGCCGAATCCCGTCGCCGTCAGCGGCAAGGAGGGGCTGAACGTCGAGGAACTCACGAATCGGATCGCCCGCGAACTGCCGCCCCTGCAGGAAGAGCGCCTGATGCTCCCGATGGGCGAGGAGACGATGAGCCTCGTCTCGTGGCTCCACGACAACGCACGCGTCGACGAGGTGACCTACGACGCCGAACACGTTCTGGTCGAGTTCGCCGCGCGGCCGTCGGTGATCGAGCAGTCCCGCGCGAAGGCGAGCGACCTCCGACTGACGGAGTCGGCCTAA
- the moaC gene encoding cyclic pyranopterin monophosphate synthase MoaC — MTDDDLTHVDDSGEARMVDVGAKPDTARRAVAAGEIHLRESTIEAIRENSTKKGDVLATARIGAIQAVKHTWETIPMCHQIPITNVDTEFRVGDDHVELEVAVETTGKTGCEMEALEGVTTGLNVVWDMVKAAEKDAEGGYPGTRIADVRVLEKEKRALD; from the coding sequence ATGACCGACGACGACCTCACCCACGTCGACGACTCGGGCGAGGCGCGGATGGTCGACGTGGGCGCGAAACCCGACACCGCCCGGCGGGCGGTCGCCGCCGGGGAGATCCACCTGCGCGAGTCGACCATCGAGGCGATCCGCGAGAACAGCACGAAAAAGGGGGACGTGCTCGCGACCGCCCGGATCGGGGCGATCCAGGCGGTCAAGCACACATGGGAGACCATCCCGATGTGCCATCAGATCCCGATCACGAACGTCGACACCGAGTTTCGGGTCGGTGACGACCACGTCGAACTCGAAGTCGCCGTCGAGACGACCGGGAAGACGGGCTGCGAGATGGAGGCCCTCGAAGGGGTGACGACGGGGCTGAACGTCGTCTGGGACATGGTGAAGGCCGCGGAAAAGGACGCCGAGGGGGGGTATCCGGGGACGCGAATCGCGGACGTGCGGGTGCTCGAAAAGGAGAAACGCGCGCTCGATTAG
- a CDS encoding NAD(P)H-hydrate epimerase has translation MITAARMGAVDRNAEALGVPRKQLMESSGNAVARAVREEASEGDSVVIIAGRGNNGGDALVAARFLDGYDLSVQLLGRPETITTDIARENWEALEAAGYDVEAVTDSTEFDVNDPEVIVDGMLGTGVSGDLREPEATAARAINAADATVVSVDVPSGVDADSGAVPESAVEADRVVTFHDGKPGLADLDCEVRVADIGIPAAAERYVGPGDLELGSPAPDTETRVFVVGGGPYTGAPALAAQAALRAGADLSFIACPASIKDVLAGYAEDLIVQAYESDRLTPEEVDSLIDTATEYDDVVVLGPGLGTADETLEAARTFIESFEGPMLVDADALSVVPDVETEATLICTPNRKELAKMGGPELDDLEAGAEEIEAFAADLGHVVMAKAEADVVSDGERTRISTRGAPGMAVGGTGDTLAGITAAFMEENDPLDAAAAAAYANGRAAERLDKGGGLLASDLLEELPAAIWGER, from the coding sequence ATGATCACGGCAGCACGGATGGGCGCGGTCGACCGCAACGCCGAGGCGCTGGGAGTGCCCCGAAAACAGCTCATGGAGTCGAGCGGCAACGCCGTCGCCCGCGCCGTGCGCGAGGAGGCGAGCGAGGGCGATTCGGTAGTGATTATCGCCGGCCGGGGGAACAACGGCGGCGATGCCCTCGTCGCCGCGCGCTTTCTCGACGGGTACGACCTCTCGGTCCAGTTGTTGGGAAGACCCGAAACCATCACGACCGACATCGCCCGCGAGAACTGGGAGGCGCTCGAAGCGGCGGGATACGACGTCGAGGCCGTCACCGACTCGACGGAATTCGACGTGAACGATCCCGAGGTGATCGTCGACGGGATGCTCGGAACCGGGGTCAGCGGCGACCTCCGAGAACCCGAGGCGACGGCCGCCCGCGCGATCAACGCCGCCGACGCGACGGTCGTCTCGGTCGACGTCCCCTCGGGGGTCGATGCCGACTCGGGAGCCGTCCCCGAGAGCGCCGTCGAGGCCGACCGCGTCGTCACCTTCCACGACGGGAAGCCGGGCCTCGCGGACCTCGACTGTGAGGTTCGGGTCGCCGACATCGGCATCCCGGCCGCCGCCGAGCGCTACGTCGGTCCGGGCGACCTCGAACTCGGCTCGCCGGCCCCCGACACGGAAACCAGAGTCTTCGTCGTCGGCGGCGGTCCATACACGGGCGCACCCGCACTCGCCGCGCAGGCGGCGCTGCGTGCGGGTGCCGACCTCTCCTTTATCGCCTGTCCCGCCTCGATCAAGGACGTGCTCGCGGGTTACGCCGAGGACCTGATCGTTCAGGCCTACGAGAGCGACCGGCTCACCCCCGAGGAGGTCGACAGCCTGATCGACACCGCCACGGAGTACGACGACGTGGTCGTCCTCGGGCCCGGTCTGGGCACCGCCGACGAGACGCTCGAGGCCGCCCGAACCTTCATCGAGTCGTTCGAGGGTCCGATGCTGGTCGACGCCGACGCCCTCTCGGTCGTCCCCGACGTGGAGACGGAGGCGACGTTGATCTGCACGCCCAACCGAAAGGAGTTGGCGAAGATGGGCGGGCCGGAACTCGACGATCTGGAGGCCGGAGCAGAGGAGATCGAGGCGTTCGCCGCCGACCTCGGCCACGTCGTGATGGCGAAGGCCGAGGCGGACGTCGTCTCGGACGGCGAGCGGACCCGGATCTCGACGCGGGGTGCCCCCGGGATGGCCGTCGGGGGGACCGGCGATACCCTTGCAGGAATCACCGCCGCGTTCATGGAGGAGAACGACCCGCTCGACGCCGCCGCCGCGGCCGCGTACGCCAACGGCCGGGCCGCAGAACGCCTCGACAAGGGCGGCGGGCTGCTCGCCTCGGACCTGCTCGAGGAGCTTCCGGCCGCGATCTGGGGGGAGCGATGA
- a CDS encoding acylphosphatase, which produces MTRTRAHVLVSGTVQGVYYRATTRDTAREHGVDGWVRNLDDGRVEAVFEGSEEDVEAMVGWCHEGSSAARVEDVEVEYGDPEGIEGFGIRR; this is translated from the coding sequence ATGACCCGGACACGCGCACACGTCCTCGTCTCGGGCACCGTCCAGGGCGTCTACTACCGCGCGACCACCCGCGACACCGCCCGCGAACACGGCGTCGACGGCTGGGTGAGGAACCTCGACGACGGCCGCGTCGAGGCGGTCTTCGAGGGCTCGGAGGAGGACGTCGAGGCGATGGTCGGCTGGTGTCACGAGGGCTCGTCGGCCGCCCGGGTCGAGGACGTCGAGGTCGAGTACGGCGACCCCGAGGGGATCGAGGGCTTCGGGATCCGTCGATAG